The following are from one region of the Geoalkalibacter subterraneus genome:
- a CDS encoding ribbon-helix-helix domain-containing protein, whose amino-acid sequence MPKDNLSQKGADMPAKNPRVNVVLEQPVYNTLHDLAETQGVSMSMLMRDLVKEALELHEDRALTVFATEREKDFQSFEALSHDETWG is encoded by the coding sequence ATGCCAAAAGATAATCTTTCACAAAAAGGTGCTGACATGCCTGCTAAAAATCCAAGAGTCAATGTTGTCCTGGAACAACCTGTTTACAATACCCTCCATGATCTTGCTGAAACTCAGGGTGTTTCCATGTCCATGCTGATGCGTGACCTTGTCAAAGAGGCTCTTGAGCTGCATGAAGATCGTGCATTGACGGTATTTGCTACAGAACGGGAAAAAGATTTCCAATCCTTCGAAGCCTTAAGTCATGACGAGACATGGGGCTGA
- a CDS encoding type II toxin-antitoxin system RelE family toxin, whose protein sequence is MTRHGAEVTFTVIYHPEVKNRDIPKLNGDIRLRIRKAIESRLMVAPQEYGEPLRKTLKGYWKLRIGDYRVVFRVDHHQILVLGICHRKEIYPLMEKRQ, encoded by the coding sequence ATGACGAGACATGGGGCTGAAGTGACTTTCACGGTTATCTACCATCCCGAAGTTAAAAACCGCGACATCCCAAAGCTTAACGGGGATATCCGTTTGCGCATCAGAAAAGCCATCGAATCCCGGCTTATGGTCGCGCCGCAGGAATATGGCGAGCCTCTGCGCAAAACCTTGAAAGGCTATTGGAAACTCAGGATCGGAGACTACCGGGTTGTTTTCCGGGTCGATCATCATCAGATTCTTGTCCTTGGGATCTGCCACCGGAAAGAAATCTACCCCTTGATGGAAAAACGCCAGTAA
- a CDS encoding helicase C-terminal domain-containing protein — MIETFLAAQACALMREAIAEARGNEVFFLGHTDAERRVVSVEVLARGSQDAVPAIMQLCTHGDVVLHNHPSGVLQPSNADIEVASRLGALGVGFYIVDNPVSDLYRVVEAFAPRERHQLDPARIAEILAEGGQVAQRLPGWEERPEQLRMAFAVSEAFNLNQLAVIEAGTGTGKSLAYLVPAALWAVRNEERVVISTNTINLQEQLIRKDIPFLQRSTDLEFHAVLVKGRGNYLCLRRSETAHTEPGLFDAEHLGELRAILDWAEHTRDGSREDLPFIPKESLWEEVRCEIDQCARVRCPHYSRCFFHRARRAAAAADLLVVNHALLLSDLALRQQTDNYTAAAVLPPFDRIILDEAHHLEDVATRFFSSQVTRFTFSRLMGRLRHPRKAERGLLPRFMSQLSKELPDSEDELYRTLHEQVDALTVARQTLLDQAVETLEEAGEALVQSAAGRNEGGELKLRLIPSFTGGRLWAQFQPRLRALANESALFAKQLRALLKTCNALPEKTADKMLSTLVELRGCAARCEGISADLDLFIAADAGLCSWFEVARRRVGRGEMLVTRLCTAPLEVAENLDEAVYQRFRTVVMTSATLAVGESFAYLRERVGLDRAEKERLRELQLPAPFDYREQALVAVPTDLPEPGRPGFAEQARDLIERCILAAGGRTFVLFTAYGLLRRLHGELAPVLGARGYHCLRQGEANRHRLLKQFADEDSSVLFATDSFWEGVDVPGRSLEQVIITRLPFRVPTEPVLEARAEAIAQRGGDPFMSYTVPQAVIKFKQGFGRLIRHRDDRGVVLILDSRVVKKGYGRAFLRSLPDVPVTAAGSAEVQEAIARFFAAHPAEAG; from the coding sequence TTGATCGAGACTTTTCTGGCGGCGCAGGCCTGCGCGCTGATGCGCGAGGCCATTGCCGAAGCGCGCGGCAACGAGGTTTTTTTTCTCGGCCACACCGACGCCGAACGGCGCGTGGTGTCGGTGGAGGTGCTGGCGCGCGGCAGCCAGGATGCGGTGCCGGCCATCATGCAGTTGTGCACCCATGGTGACGTGGTGCTGCACAACCACCCCTCCGGCGTGCTGCAGCCGTCCAATGCCGACATCGAAGTCGCCTCCCGCCTTGGCGCCCTCGGAGTCGGCTTTTATATTGTCGACAACCCGGTGAGCGACCTCTACCGGGTGGTGGAGGCGTTTGCGCCGCGGGAGCGGCATCAGCTCGACCCCGCACGCATTGCGGAGATTCTGGCCGAGGGCGGCCAGGTGGCGCAGCGCCTGCCCGGCTGGGAAGAACGCCCGGAGCAGCTGCGCATGGCCTTTGCGGTGAGCGAGGCGTTCAACCTCAATCAGCTGGCGGTGATCGAAGCGGGCACCGGCACCGGCAAGAGCCTGGCCTACCTGGTTCCGGCCGCGCTGTGGGCGGTGCGCAACGAAGAGCGGGTGGTGATCTCCACCAACACCATCAACCTGCAGGAGCAGCTGATCCGCAAGGATATCCCCTTTCTGCAGCGCTCGACCGATCTTGAGTTCCACGCCGTGCTGGTCAAGGGACGCGGCAACTACCTGTGCCTGCGGCGCAGCGAAACGGCTCACACTGAACCGGGCCTGTTCGATGCCGAGCACCTCGGTGAGCTGCGCGCCATCCTCGACTGGGCCGAACATACACGCGACGGCTCGCGCGAGGATCTGCCCTTTATCCCGAAAGAATCACTTTGGGAGGAGGTGCGCTGCGAAATTGATCAGTGCGCCCGGGTGCGCTGCCCTCATTACAGCCGCTGCTTTTTTCATCGCGCGCGGCGCGCGGCGGCGGCTGCCGACCTGCTGGTGGTCAACCACGCCCTGCTTTTAAGCGATCTGGCCCTGCGCCAGCAGACCGACAATTACACCGCCGCGGCGGTGCTGCCCCCCTTCGACCGCATCATCCTCGACGAAGCTCATCACCTGGAGGATGTGGCGACGCGCTTTTTCTCCTCCCAGGTCACCCGCTTTACCTTCTCGCGCCTGATGGGCCGCCTGCGCCACCCGCGCAAGGCGGAGCGGGGCCTGCTGCCGCGCTTCATGTCCCAGCTTTCCAAGGAGCTGCCTGACAGCGAAGATGAACTCTACCGCACCCTGCATGAACAGGTCGATGCACTGACGGTGGCACGCCAGACACTGCTCGATCAGGCGGTGGAGACGCTGGAGGAAGCGGGCGAAGCGCTGGTTCAGTCCGCCGCCGGCAGAAACGAGGGGGGCGAGCTGAAGCTGCGGTTGATCCCCTCGTTTACCGGAGGCCGCCTGTGGGCGCAGTTCCAACCCCGGCTGCGGGCGCTGGCCAATGAAAGTGCGCTCTTTGCCAAACAGCTGCGGGCGCTGCTCAAGACCTGCAACGCGCTGCCGGAGAAAACAGCCGACAAGATGCTCTCCACCCTGGTGGAGCTGCGCGGCTGTGCGGCGCGCTGCGAAGGAATCAGCGCCGATCTCGACCTGTTTATCGCGGCCGATGCCGGGCTATGTTCCTGGTTCGAAGTGGCACGGCGGCGTGTCGGCCGGGGAGAGATGCTGGTCACCCGTTTATGCACCGCGCCGCTGGAAGTGGCTGAAAATCTCGACGAAGCTGTATATCAGCGGTTCCGCACGGTGGTGATGACCAGCGCCACGCTGGCTGTGGGCGAATCCTTTGCCTATCTGCGCGAACGGGTCGGGCTGGATCGTGCCGAGAAGGAGCGGCTGCGCGAATTGCAGCTTCCCGCGCCCTTTGACTACCGCGAACAGGCGCTGGTGGCGGTGCCCACCGATCTGCCGGAGCCGGGGCGCCCGGGCTTTGCCGAGCAGGCGCGGGATCTGATCGAGCGCTGCATCCTGGCGGCCGGCGGGCGCACCTTCGTGCTGTTCACCGCCTATGGCCTGCTGCGACGGCTGCACGGTGAACTTGCGCCGGTGCTCGGGGCGCGCGGCTATCACTGCCTGCGCCAGGGTGAGGCCAATCGCCATCGCCTGCTGAAGCAATTCGCCGACGAGGATTCAAGTGTGCTGTTCGCCACCGATTCCTTCTGGGAGGGGGTGGATGTGCCGGGGCGCTCCCTGGAACAGGTGATCATCACCCGCCTGCCCTTTCGCGTACCGACCGAACCGGTGCTTGAAGCGCGCGCCGAAGCAATCGCCCAGCGCGGGGGAGATCCCTTTATGAGCTATACCGTGCCGCAGGCGGTCATCAAGTTCAAGCAGGGGTTCGGCCGTTTGATCCGCCATCGCGATGATCGCGGCGTGGTGCTGATCCTGGACAGCCGGGTGGTGAAAAAGGGCTATGGACGCGCGTTCCTGCGCTCGCTGCCGGATGTTCCTGTGACCGCAGCAGGGTCGGCTGAAGTGCAGGAGGCAATCGCCCGATTCTTTGCCGCACACCCTGCCGAGGCAGGATAA
- a CDS encoding NfeD family protein, with amino-acid sequence MKAASRTPESRRWNRRILLRYTLLQLPALALLIAVLWLLATWFDLPRLWLGLVAIIWIIKDIVLFPLVWRAYDPEPHPRGNTLVGSTGIVVRELTPVGVVDIHGELWRARAVDTDRLGEGARVRVAAMHGLLLEVVSEPPSVQKGPSHTIAPNEKTGIPHHSRLILK; translated from the coding sequence ATGAAAGCCGCATCGCGGACGCCAGAGTCCCGCCGCTGGAACCGGCGCATCCTGCTGCGCTACACTCTCCTCCAACTGCCGGCATTGGCTCTGCTGATTGCAGTTCTGTGGCTGCTGGCCACCTGGTTCGACCTGCCGCGCTTGTGGCTGGGGCTGGTGGCAATCATCTGGATCATCAAAGACATTGTCCTGTTTCCCCTGGTATGGCGCGCCTACGATCCTGAACCACACCCGCGGGGCAACACGTTGGTTGGCAGCACCGGGATAGTGGTTCGGGAGCTGACCCCGGTAGGCGTTGTCGATATCCATGGCGAACTGTGGCGTGCCCGGGCCGTGGACACAGACCGATTGGGGGAAGGCGCCAGGGTTCGTGTCGCGGCGATGCACGGACTGCTCCTGGAGGTCGTTTCGGAGCCACCATCTGTCCAGAAAGGCCCCAGTCATACCATTGCGCCGAACGAGAAAACGGGCATTCCACACCACTCCCGCCTGATTCTTAAATGA
- a CDS encoding PilZ domain-containing protein, which produces MSQEQFPEKRAQKRRNTLYYLEVFNLETAELLGRLVDITTEGMMLLCEKPLTPNTTYACRMRLPSEILGRTNIICDATCVWQRRAANNDFYEAGFKSLIADPGDIDAIEMLIQHFAFKDL; this is translated from the coding sequence GTGAGCCAAGAGCAATTCCCAGAGAAAAGAGCCCAGAAACGCAGAAACACACTCTATTATCTGGAGGTCTTCAACCTCGAGACTGCCGAGTTGCTCGGCCGCCTGGTCGATATCACCACCGAGGGGATGATGCTTCTATGTGAAAAGCCCCTCACTCCCAACACCACTTATGCCTGCCGCATGCGCCTGCCCTCCGAAATCCTGGGCCGCACCAACATCATCTGCGATGCCACCTGCGTCTGGCAGCGCCGGGCTGCCAACAATGACTTTTACGAGGCCGGCTTCAAATCGCTGATCGCCGATCCGGGCGACATCGACGCCATCGAGATGCTGATTCAGCATTTTGCGTTCAAGGATCTCTAA
- a CDS encoding CAAX prenyl protease-related protein: MNSAETSNTSFFQRHRTLIDHVAPFAAWLILMEALPRTAGGYALRTLVCAGLFLWLRPWRHYDAFQLRHLPPALLTGIVVWAVWILPELSFWREWPGWIEFYNRWGILPPWETYRAPAASFYAPEAAGWSLTLVRLAGSALVIAVIEEYFWRGFLYRWLMERDFSQVALDRFALGAFALTALLFGLEHNRWLVGIIAGLAYGALVLRTRDLHAAVVAHVVTNLLLGLYVLSAGAYGFW; this comes from the coding sequence ATGAACTCAGCAGAGACCTCAAACACCTCGTTTTTTCAGCGACACCGCACTCTGATCGATCACGTGGCCCCTTTCGCGGCCTGGTTGATCCTGATGGAAGCCCTGCCCCGCACCGCCGGGGGCTATGCCCTGCGCACTCTTGTCTGTGCCGGGCTTTTTTTGTGGCTGCGCCCCTGGCGGCACTATGATGCATTTCAACTGCGCCATCTTCCGCCGGCGCTGCTGACAGGGATCGTCGTATGGGCCGTGTGGATTCTGCCTGAACTCTCTTTCTGGCGTGAGTGGCCGGGCTGGATCGAATTTTACAACCGCTGGGGCATTCTGCCGCCCTGGGAGACTTACCGCGCACCTGCGGCAAGTTTTTATGCCCCCGAGGCAGCCGGCTGGTCGTTGACGCTGGTGCGTCTGGCGGGTTCGGCGCTGGTGATCGCGGTGATCGAGGAGTATTTCTGGCGCGGCTTTCTGTACCGCTGGCTGATGGAGCGCGACTTTTCCCAGGTGGCGCTGGATCGCTTTGCTCTGGGCGCTTTTGCCCTGACGGCACTGCTGTTCGGCTTGGAACACAACCGCTGGCTGGTGGGGATCATCGCCGGCCTCGCGTATGGAGCGCTGGTACTGCGCACCCGCGATCTGCATGCCGCCGTCGTCGCTCATGTGGTGACCAATCTGCTGCTGGGGCTGTATGTCCTGTCTGCCGGGGCCTATGGGTTCTGGTAG
- a CDS encoding DUF4492 domain-containing protein has product MLKKICLFYYDGFRSMRLGRTLWKLLAIKLLIMFGVLKLFFFPNFLNTEFETDAQRADHVLSNLTQAPSSQP; this is encoded by the coding sequence ATGCTGAAAAAAATCTGCCTTTTCTACTACGACGGCTTTCGTTCCATGCGCCTGGGGCGCACTCTATGGAAGCTGCTTGCGATCAAGCTGCTGATCATGTTCGGCGTGCTCAAGTTGTTTTTCTTTCCCAACTTTCTCAATACGGAATTCGAAACCGATGCGCAGCGCGCCGACCATGTCCTGTCCAACCTGACACAGGCGCCATCGTCACAACCTTGA
- a CDS encoding cytochrome ubiquinol oxidase subunit I, with translation MLESIDWSQVNWSRGQFALTAMYHWIFVPLTLGLSFLLAFFESIYVKTGDERWKALTKFWMKLFAINFAIGVATGLILEFQFGTNWSNYSWMVGDIFGAPLAIEGIFAFFLEATFFAVMFFGWDRVSKKFHLFSTWMVAIGANLSALWILVANGWMQNPVGMVFNPDTARFEMENFWAVLGSPSALSRFTHATSSGFVLAALFVVAVSCWFLLRDRHKLLAKRSIVVACVFGFISSVYLAGSGDESGHIVAQAQPMKLAAIEGLYDGEVGSGLNVFGILRGDKQLDDDQSPHYFALEIPYALSFLANRDINSFVPGLRDLVRGNEEHGIISVEQKMQNGRQAVSALAAYKAARKNGDEGAAQTALRDFRAHEQHLGYGYLTHPEQAVPPVALNFYSFRIMVALGFFFPLLFAVLFYYTLKSRLAHTPWLLWLGVFSLFLGYLASQTGWIVAEVGRQPWAIQGMLPVGVATSNLTTGAVQTTFWMFAVLFTILLIAEIRIMTRQISLGPEEE, from the coding sequence GTGCTCGAGAGCATTGACTGGAGTCAGGTCAACTGGTCGCGCGGCCAGTTCGCCCTGACCGCCATGTATCACTGGATTTTTGTGCCCCTGACATTGGGGCTGTCGTTTCTGCTGGCTTTTTTCGAGTCGATCTATGTCAAGACCGGCGATGAACGCTGGAAGGCGCTGACCAAGTTCTGGATGAAGCTCTTCGCCATCAATTTTGCGATTGGTGTGGCGACCGGCCTGATTCTGGAATTCCAGTTCGGCACCAACTGGTCAAACTATTCGTGGATGGTCGGGGATATCTTCGGGGCGCCGCTGGCGATCGAGGGAATCTTCGCCTTTTTCCTCGAAGCCACCTTCTTTGCCGTCATGTTCTTCGGCTGGGACCGGGTTTCAAAAAAATTCCACCTGTTTTCCACCTGGATGGTGGCAATCGGTGCCAATCTTTCGGCGCTGTGGATCCTGGTGGCCAACGGCTGGATGCAGAACCCGGTGGGAATGGTGTTCAATCCGGATACGGCACGCTTTGAAATGGAGAATTTCTGGGCGGTGCTCGGCTCACCTTCAGCGCTGAGCCGCTTTACCCACGCCACCTCTTCCGGTTTTGTGCTGGCGGCGTTGTTCGTGGTGGCGGTCTCCTGCTGGTTCCTGCTGCGTGACCGTCATAAGCTGCTGGCCAAGCGCAGCATTGTGGTGGCTTGCGTGTTCGGCTTCATCTCCTCGGTCTACCTGGCCGGGTCAGGGGACGAGTCGGGGCACATCGTCGCCCAGGCGCAGCCCATGAAGCTGGCGGCCATCGAAGGGCTCTATGACGGCGAGGTCGGCAGCGGCCTCAACGTCTTCGGCATCCTGCGTGGCGACAAGCAACTTGATGACGATCAATCGCCCCACTACTTCGCGCTGGAAATCCCCTACGCCCTGTCATTTCTTGCCAACCGCGACATCAACAGCTTCGTGCCCGGGCTGCGGGACCTGGTGCGCGGCAACGAAGAGCACGGCATCATTAGTGTCGAGCAGAAAATGCAGAACGGGCGCCAGGCGGTGAGTGCTCTTGCAGCCTATAAAGCAGCGCGCAAGAACGGCGACGAGGGTGCGGCTCAGACGGCATTGCGCGACTTCCGCGCCCACGAACAGCACCTGGGCTACGGCTATCTCACCCATCCCGAGCAGGCCGTTCCGCCGGTTGCACTCAACTTCTACAGCTTCCGCATCATGGTGGCGCTGGGGTTTTTCTTCCCGCTGCTGTTTGCGGTGCTGTTCTACTACACCCTCAAGAGCCGCCTGGCCCATACCCCCTGGCTTCTCTGGCTGGGCGTTTTCTCTCTCTTTCTTGGATATCTGGCCTCGCAGACCGGCTGGATCGTCGCCGAGGTGGGGCGCCAGCCCTGGGCGATTCAGGGGATGCTGCCGGTCGGGGTCGCCACATCGAACCTGACCACCGGCGCGGTGCAGACCACGTTCTGGATGTTTGCGGTACTGTTCACCATTCTGCTCATCGCTGAAATTCGCATCATGACCCGGCAGATCAGCCTGGGCCCGGAGGAGGAATGA
- the cydB gene encoding cytochrome d ubiquinol oxidase subunit II — translation MIGNLDHATLQHLWWLIVSVVGALFVFLTFVQGGQTLLLTTAHDDVEKKLIVNSLGRKWELTFTTLVLFGGALFAAFPLFYATSFGGAYWVWMLILATFVLQAVSYEFRTKPGNLLGARTYEAFMFINGSVGLLLVGAALGTFFTGASFTLDDYNRVTWLHSLRGLEAAFSLFNLSMGLFLVFLARVLGALYLCNHIRHEDLHERLRRAVVINMVIALPFLLYVLVRLVTMDGFAVDPASGQVTVESFKYLKNLLGMPVVLIMLVAGLLLVIAGVVMTGKGRSTRGIWPAGVGTVLTALSLLLTAGFHGSAFYPSAVDPASSLTIFNASSSHFTLTAMSYVALAVPFVLAYIACVWRMMDRRKFTTDDLESENAKNLY, via the coding sequence ATGATAGGCAATCTTGACCATGCAACCCTGCAGCACCTCTGGTGGCTGATTGTCTCTGTAGTGGGGGCACTGTTTGTTTTCCTGACTTTCGTTCAGGGAGGGCAGACGCTGCTGCTCACCACCGCGCATGATGATGTGGAGAAGAAGCTGATAGTCAACTCCCTGGGGCGTAAGTGGGAGCTGACGTTTACCACCCTGGTTCTTTTCGGTGGCGCATTGTTTGCGGCCTTTCCCCTGTTCTATGCCACCAGCTTTGGCGGCGCCTACTGGGTGTGGATGCTGATTCTTGCCACCTTCGTGCTGCAGGCCGTAAGCTATGAATTCCGCACCAAGCCTGGCAATCTGCTGGGAGCGCGTACCTACGAAGCCTTCATGTTTATCAATGGTAGCGTCGGGCTGCTGCTGGTGGGAGCGGCCCTCGGCACTTTTTTTACCGGCGCCAGCTTCACACTCGATGATTACAACCGGGTGACCTGGCTGCATTCGCTGCGCGGACTTGAGGCGGCCTTCTCTCTGTTCAACCTGAGCATGGGACTGTTCCTGGTTTTTCTGGCCCGGGTCCTGGGAGCACTGTATCTGTGCAACCATATCCGGCATGAAGATCTGCATGAACGTCTGCGACGTGCCGTGGTGATCAACATGGTCATCGCCCTGCCTTTCCTGCTCTATGTGCTGGTGCGGTTGGTGACCATGGACGGCTTCGCGGTTGATCCGGCCAGTGGGCAGGTGACGGTCGAATCGTTCAAATATCTGAAGAACCTGCTGGGTATGCCGGTGGTGCTGATCATGCTGGTTGCGGGTCTGCTGCTGGTGATCGCCGGTGTTGTCATGACGGGGAAGGGGCGCAGCACACGCGGCATCTGGCCGGCCGGCGTCGGTACGGTATTGACGGCTCTGTCACTGCTGCTGACCGCAGGGTTCCATGGCAGCGCCTTTTATCCCTCGGCGGTCGATCCGGCCAGCAGCCTGACCATCTTCAACGCTTCCAGCAGTCACTTTACCCTGACGGCCATGAGTTATGTGGCATTGGCGGTCCCCTTCGTGCTGGCCTATATTGCCTGCGTGTGGCGCATGATGGATCGGCGCAAGTTCACCACCGACGATCTTGAAAGTGAAAATGCCAAAAATCTCTACTGA